One Streptosporangium sp. NBC_01495 DNA window includes the following coding sequences:
- a CDS encoding VOC family protein — MPGRISYELGTFCWADLNAPDPDAATAFYTGLFGWHAHVDPDPLVAGHITLTLDGDLSRPVAALMPMTAEAPPGTPAFWTTYVSVADVDATAELVRGAGGQVFMGPTDAGELGRFALLFDPQGALVGLWQARDFHGAGVIGEPGAYCWSELAVRDVEGARAFYGTVLGWEGDTHASGPAAYTEWRTPGGTPAGWMTQMDERWPAEIPPRWTVTFTVSDCDATAARAAELGGTVAVAPHDIPAGRVALLNDPQGGRFSVIHPNG; from the coding sequence ATGCCTGGGAGAATCTCGTACGAGCTGGGGACGTTCTGCTGGGCGGACCTCAACGCGCCCGATCCGGACGCCGCCACGGCCTTCTACACCGGCCTGTTCGGCTGGCACGCGCACGTCGACCCCGATCCGCTGGTCGCGGGCCACATCACGCTGACCCTGGACGGTGACCTGAGCCGTCCGGTGGCCGCGCTGATGCCGATGACCGCCGAAGCGCCGCCGGGAACCCCGGCTTTCTGGACGACCTACGTCAGCGTCGCCGACGTCGACGCCACGGCCGAGCTCGTGCGGGGTGCGGGCGGCCAGGTGTTCATGGGGCCGACGGACGCCGGGGAGTTGGGCCGCTTCGCGCTGCTGTTCGACCCGCAGGGCGCGTTGGTCGGGCTCTGGCAGGCCAGGGACTTCCACGGCGCCGGGGTCATCGGCGAGCCGGGCGCGTACTGCTGGAGCGAGCTGGCCGTACGCGACGTCGAGGGCGCCAGGGCGTTCTACGGAACGGTGCTCGGCTGGGAGGGTGACACCCACGCGTCCGGCCCCGCCGCCTACACCGAGTGGCGCACACCGGGCGGCACGCCCGCCGGCTGGATGACCCAGATGGACGAGCGATGGCCCGCCGAGATCCCACCCCGCTGGACGGTCACCTTCACGGTGTCCGACTGCGACGCCACCGCCGCGCGGGCCGCCGAGCTGGGCGGCACGGTGGCGGTGGCGCCCCATGACATCCCGGCCGGGCGGGTCGCGCTGCTCAACGACCCCCAGGGCGGGCGCTTCTCGGTCATCCACCCGAACGGCTGA
- a CDS encoding phospholipase, whose amino-acid sequence MTLQQKLAALSSFSQPTAASAASWVSAWQNQGSWADYNFDWSTDLCSTSPDQPLGFDFRMPCRRHDFGYRNYKAVSQFPANKPRIDDAFYFDMKQVCARYSTIPRGTCNGLAWTYYQAVKEFGTLNVTQAQIERIRQAAEQAALTAEQATPTAEQAAPTAEQATPTAEM is encoded by the coding sequence GTGACACTGCAGCAAAAACTCGCCGCACTTTCCAGTTTCAGCCAGCCTACGGCGGCCAGCGCCGCCAGCTGGGTTTCTGCCTGGCAGAACCAGGGAAGCTGGGCGGACTACAACTTCGACTGGTCGACCGACCTGTGTTCGACCAGCCCCGACCAGCCACTCGGTTTCGACTTCAGAATGCCGTGCCGCCGTCACGACTTCGGCTACCGCAACTACAAGGCGGTAAGCCAGTTCCCGGCGAACAAGCCGCGTATCGACGACGCGTTCTACTTCGACATGAAGCAGGTCTGCGCGAGATATTCCACCATCCCCAGGGGCACCTGTAACGGCCTCGCCTGGACCTACTACCAGGCGGTCAAGGAATTCGGCACCCTCAACGTCACCCAGGCGCAGATCGAGCGGATCCGCCAGGCCGCCGAGCAGGCCGCCCTGACGGCGGAACAGGCCACCCCGACGGCGGAACAGGCCGCTCCGACCGCCGAGCAGGCCACCCCGACCGCCGAGATGTGA
- a CDS encoding Dyp-type peroxidase, whose amino-acid sequence MREPRLSRRGLLAGGAATAVGALAGCAPDQAVPSVAPQAASAASPVSGGSGGSATEPFDGVHQAGIATAPQTYGVFVGLDLLPDTDREALVRMMRLLTDDARRLTQGRPALADTEPELAVLPARLTVTFGFGPGFFTAAGLTDRRPEAVAPLPAFGIDRLRKEWSGGDLLLQICADDALTLAHALRMVVKDARSFAKVRWTQRGFRRGAGTQPAGLTQRNVMGQLDGTVNPAPGSPDFDRAVWVSGGPEWLRGGTTLVLRRIRAEMETWDAVDRVAKEFTVGRRLDNGAPLTGRDEHDGADFEKLNAIGFPVISEQAHIRRAHVTDPNLRILRRVYNYDEGLTPEGHADSGILFASYQADVSRQFVPIQRRLAEADLLNEWTTPIGSAVFAIPPGCSPNGWIGDGLLT is encoded by the coding sequence ATGCGGGAACCCCGACTCAGCCGCAGGGGACTGCTCGCCGGAGGCGCCGCCACCGCGGTCGGCGCCCTCGCCGGGTGCGCCCCCGACCAGGCTGTCCCCTCAGTCGCCCCCCAAGCCGCTTCGGCGGCGTCCCCCGTCTCAGGAGGTTCCGGCGGTTCCGCCACGGAGCCCTTCGACGGCGTCCACCAGGCGGGGATCGCGACGGCGCCCCAGACGTACGGGGTGTTCGTCGGCCTGGATCTGCTGCCGGACACCGACCGCGAGGCGCTGGTCCGGATGATGCGGCTGCTCACCGACGACGCCAGGCGGTTGACCCAGGGCAGGCCCGCCCTGGCCGACACCGAGCCGGAGCTGGCCGTCCTGCCCGCCCGGCTGACCGTGACCTTCGGGTTCGGTCCCGGCTTCTTCACGGCGGCCGGGCTGACCGACCGCCGTCCGGAGGCGGTGGCGCCGCTGCCCGCCTTCGGGATCGACAGGCTCAGGAAGGAGTGGAGCGGCGGGGACCTGCTGCTGCAGATCTGCGCCGACGACGCCCTCACCCTGGCCCACGCCCTCCGCATGGTCGTCAAGGACGCCCGCTCCTTCGCGAAGGTCCGCTGGACCCAGCGGGGCTTCCGGCGCGGTGCGGGAACCCAGCCCGCCGGGCTGACCCAGCGCAACGTCATGGGCCAGCTCGACGGGACCGTCAATCCCGCACCCGGTTCCCCTGACTTCGACCGGGCCGTGTGGGTGAGCGGCGGCCCGGAGTGGCTGCGCGGTGGCACCACGCTGGTGCTGCGGCGCATCCGGGCGGAGATGGAGACCTGGGACGCCGTCGACCGGGTCGCCAAGGAGTTCACCGTGGGCCGGCGCCTGGACAACGGCGCCCCGCTCACCGGACGCGACGAGCACGACGGTGCCGATTTCGAGAAGCTCAACGCGATCGGCTTCCCCGTCATCTCCGAGCAGGCCCATATCCGCCGGGCCCATGTCACCGACCCGAACCTGAGGATCCTGCGCAGGGTCTACAACTACGACGAGGGGCTCACCCCGGAGGGGCACGCCGACTCCGGGATACTGTTCGCCTCCTACCAGGCCGACGTCTCCCGGCAGTTCGTCCCGATCCAGCGCAGGCTGGCCGAGGCCGACCTGCTCAACGAGTGGACGACCCCGATCGGCTCGGCCGTCTTCGCCATCCCGCCGGGCTGCTCACCCAACGGCTGGATCGGGGACGGCCTACTCACCTGA
- a CDS encoding ribonuclease domain-containing protein, with product MHTSQRPRPSRLAQLAVILAAIVSLTGVVGVTPAGASVYNSCTISRCADARSANATWASKGYPTSSGWYTWSGGKYNYTGGRHYNREGQLPSGATYYEYDVYSRARGAARDAYRIVVNRSTGVTWFSPNHYTDFYRL from the coding sequence GTGCACACCTCCCAGCGCCCCCGGCCCTCCCGGCTGGCACAGCTCGCCGTCATCCTCGCCGCCATCGTGTCCCTGACCGGCGTGGTCGGCGTCACCCCCGCCGGCGCGTCGGTTTACAACTCCTGCACCATCTCCCGGTGCGCCGACGCGCGCTCGGCCAACGCGACCTGGGCCTCCAAGGGCTACCCCACCAGCAGCGGCTGGTACACCTGGTCGGGTGGTAAGTACAACTACACCGGCGGACGCCACTACAACCGGGAGGGCCAGCTCCCCAGCGGTGCCACCTACTACGAGTACGACGTCTACTCCCGGGCGCGGGGCGCCGCCCGTGACGCCTACCGGATCGTCGTCAACCGCAGCACCGGCGTGACCTGGTTCTCGCCGAACCACTACACCGACTTCTACCGGCTCTAG
- a CDS encoding copper chaperone PCu(A)C, producing the protein MTILGGCGSQDTTAPAAAPSAAAPAATPAVAVASALTITDPWVKTAKKGMSAAFGTLVNNTDAEVTVVSGASPLSPKVELHEVVDSKGKMIMRPKEGGIVIPARGTHLLQPGGDHIMLMGVTEAVKPGAQIPFTLTLKDGKTVEFTAVGKDFAGGKENYQPGMDMGDGHGDTGESDG; encoded by the coding sequence GTGACGATTCTGGGCGGATGTGGTTCCCAGGACACCACGGCACCGGCCGCCGCCCCGAGTGCCGCCGCACCCGCCGCCACCCCCGCCGTCGCCGTCGCCTCCGCGTTGACGATCACCGATCCCTGGGTGAAGACCGCGAAGAAGGGGATGAGCGCAGCTTTCGGCACCCTGGTCAACAACACCGACGCCGAGGTGACGGTCGTCTCCGGCGCCTCACCACTGTCACCGAAGGTCGAGCTGCACGAGGTCGTCGACTCCAAGGGGAAAATGATCATGCGGCCCAAGGAGGGCGGGATCGTGATTCCCGCGAGGGGCACCCACCTGCTCCAGCCCGGTGGTGACCACATCATGCTGATGGGCGTCACCGAAGCGGTGAAGCCCGGCGCGCAGATCCCCTTCACCCTGACCCTCAAGGACGGCAAGACCGTGGAGTTCACCGCGGTCGGCAAGGACTTCGCCGGAGGCAAGGAGAACTACCAGCCCGGCATGGACATGGGAGACGGTCACGGCGACACGGGCGAGAGCGACGGCTGA
- a CDS encoding phosphoesterase: protein MKDQNIEDPERSAISRRRLVKYAGLGATLVAASPLATGNAAWAEGDPERWSENRGDSRNRVWRAGDHHVHSEYSGEFDTSTNPPKFSKGADAVYPIVTNAIMAKYFGLSWAMCTDHGGPTHSKVNLEQAYPDLLRSRVLVPEVLQFWGMEFDAPALDHHTLMIPHHADEAQQLFELESRFAKHDAFPADPGRDTEAKMVEFLKAAKGMRQKPLVIAHHAARSATGLGVYGQDTPREFRNGNNAAPEIYVGFEGAPGHQAGPLNGGARGGYGNHPTYGGFDQMTARVGGLWDSLLGEGRRWWITATSDSHVHWTRGGSDFWPGEYSKTHVLARQDYADIMDGLRNGRIWVGTGDLITSLDVTASTQGRSATTGETLSVSRRNRTDVDIEIRFRPLEGKNANGDHPEVRRVDLITGQVTGPSSNLDSDTNPTTKVVARFGPRDWRKSGREYVIRHTLRNVEGDFYARVRGTSTDEAEPLADGKESPWEDLWFYSNPVFVQYR, encoded by the coding sequence GTGAAGGACCAGAACATCGAAGACCCCGAGCGCTCGGCGATCTCGCGGCGCCGGTTGGTCAAGTACGCCGGCCTCGGGGCGACGCTGGTCGCCGCGAGCCCGCTGGCGACCGGCAACGCGGCGTGGGCGGAGGGAGACCCCGAGCGCTGGAGCGAGAACCGCGGTGACTCCCGCAACCGGGTGTGGCGTGCCGGTGACCACCACGTGCACTCGGAGTACAGCGGCGAGTTCGACACGTCGACGAACCCGCCGAAGTTCAGCAAGGGCGCCGACGCCGTGTACCCGATCGTCACCAACGCGATCATGGCGAAGTACTTCGGCCTCAGCTGGGCGATGTGCACCGACCACGGCGGGCCGACGCACTCGAAGGTGAACCTTGAGCAGGCGTACCCCGACCTCCTGCGCTCGCGCGTGCTCGTGCCCGAGGTGCTCCAGTTCTGGGGGATGGAGTTCGACGCCCCGGCGCTGGACCACCACACGCTGATGATCCCCCACCACGCCGACGAGGCGCAGCAGCTGTTCGAGCTGGAGAGCCGCTTCGCCAAGCACGACGCGTTCCCCGCCGACCCCGGCCGCGACACCGAGGCCAAGATGGTGGAGTTCCTCAAGGCCGCGAAGGGCATGCGGCAGAAGCCGCTGGTGATCGCCCACCACGCCGCGCGGTCGGCGACCGGTCTCGGCGTCTACGGGCAGGACACTCCCCGGGAGTTCCGCAACGGCAACAACGCCGCGCCGGAGATCTACGTCGGCTTCGAGGGCGCTCCCGGCCACCAGGCGGGCCCGCTCAACGGCGGCGCACGCGGCGGGTACGGCAACCACCCGACCTACGGCGGCTTCGACCAGATGACGGCGCGCGTCGGCGGCCTCTGGGACTCGCTGCTCGGCGAGGGCCGGCGCTGGTGGATCACGGCGACCTCGGACTCGCACGTGCACTGGACGCGCGGCGGCTCCGACTTCTGGCCGGGCGAGTACAGCAAGACCCACGTGCTGGCCAGGCAGGACTACGCCGACATCATGGACGGCCTCCGCAACGGGCGCATCTGGGTCGGCACCGGCGACCTGATCACCAGCCTCGACGTCACGGCGAGCACCCAGGGCCGCTCGGCCACCACGGGTGAGACGCTCAGCGTGAGCCGCCGCAACCGCACCGACGTCGACATCGAGATCAGGTTCCGGCCGCTGGAGGGCAAGAACGCCAACGGCGACCACCCGGAGGTCCGGCGCGTCGACCTGATCACCGGCCAGGTCACCGGCCCGAGCAGCAACCTCGACTCCGACACCAACCCCACCACGAAGGTCGTGGCCCGGTTCGGCCCGCGCGACTGGCGCAAGTCGGGACGCGAGTACGTCATCCGCCACACCCTGCGCAACGTGGAAGGCGACTTCTACGCCCGCGTACGTGGCACGAGCACCGACGAGGCCGAGCCGCTCGCCGACGGCAAGGAGAGCCCCTGGGAAGACCTGTGGTTCTACTCGAACCCGGTCTTCGTCCAGTACCGCTAG
- a CDS encoding NADPH-dependent F420 reductase, whose translation MTTIGFIGSGSIGGTVARLAVAAGYDVVLSNSRGPQTLKELVDELGPRAGAATSAEAAAAGDLVVVSIPLKAYRDVPVEPLAGKTVLDTNNYYSQRDGTFPELDAASTTSSELLQQHLTTSKVVKVFNNIYFQHLRALARSSGAADRSALAIAGDDVGAKGEVTAFLDRIGYDAVDAGALADGWRFQPGTPAYGFVYAGETESFWESPGVPADAAVLSAKLAAARR comes from the coding sequence ATGACAACCATTGGATTCATCGGCAGCGGGAGTATCGGTGGCACGGTCGCCCGGCTCGCCGTCGCGGCCGGCTACGACGTGGTGCTGAGCAACTCGCGCGGTCCTCAGACACTGAAGGAACTGGTCGACGAGCTCGGGCCGAGGGCCGGCGCTGCGACCTCGGCTGAGGCCGCTGCGGCCGGTGACCTGGTGGTCGTCAGCATCCCGCTGAAGGCTTATCGCGACGTTCCGGTGGAGCCGCTCGCCGGCAAGACCGTCCTCGACACCAACAACTACTACTCCCAGCGGGACGGGACCTTCCCGGAGCTCGACGCCGCATCCACCACGTCCAGCGAACTGCTGCAGCAGCACCTGACGACGTCCAAGGTCGTCAAGGTCTTCAACAACATCTACTTCCAGCATCTGCGGGCGCTGGCCCGGTCCTCCGGTGCGGCGGACCGCAGTGCCCTGGCGATCGCGGGCGACGACGTCGGCGCGAAGGGAGAGGTGACCGCGTTTCTCGACCGGATCGGCTACGACGCCGTCGACGCGGGAGCACTCGCGGACGGGTGGCGTTTCCAGCCGGGAACCCCCGCGTACGGCTTCGTTTACGCGGGGGAGACCGAGAGCTTCTGGGAGTCGCCGGGAGTGCCCGCCGACGCCGCGGTGCTCAGCGCGAAGCTGGCCGCCGCCCGGCGTTGA
- a CDS encoding IS3 family transposase (programmed frameshift), with translation MVELVRAGRSPKELAKEFEPSAQSIRTWVRQVDLDDGRRQDGLTSAEKDELVRLRRENKILREEKEILRKAGGFLRAGDGSAEMKYRLIDAEKDHHDVSLLARVLGVSRQGYYAWAKRGPSTRACRDAELTEKIHRHHTASDEVYGAPRIHADLREIDGEKVGRKRVARLMRAAGLAGVSRRKGCRTTIADRRAAAASDLVKRKFEADEPNRIWTADITYVPTWQGFVYLAVVLDVFSRRIVGWAMADHMRTELVTDALAMAIHQRRPSAGVIHHSDKGSQYTSIAFGQRCEQAGVRPSTGRTGTCFDNAITESFFASLECELIDRRTFRTRSEAERAVFAYIEGFYNPRRRHSANGQLSPTEYERRHALKSIQEDGYAAA, from the exons ATGGTGGAGCTGGTGCGCGCGGGACGGTCGCCGAAGGAACTCGCCAAGGAGTTCGAGCCCTCCGCGCAGTCGATCCGTACCTGGGTGCGCCAGGTCGACCTCGATGATGGCCGCCGCCAAGACGGCCTGACCAGCGCTGAGAAGGACGAGCTGGTCCGGCTGCGCCGTGAGAACAAGATCCTCCGCGAGGAGAAGGAGATCTTGCGTAAGGCCG GCGGTTTTCTTCGCGCGGGAGACGGATCGGCCGAGATGAAGTACCGGCTGATCGATGCGGAGAAAGACCACCACGATGTCTCCCTGCTGGCCCGGGTGCTGGGTGTGTCGCGCCAGGGCTACTACGCCTGGGCCAAGCGCGGCCCGTCCACTCGCGCCTGTCGTGATGCCGAGCTGACTGAGAAGATCCACCGGCACCATACGGCCTCTGATGAGGTGTATGGGGCGCCGCGCATCCACGCCGACCTGCGTGAGATCGACGGGGAGAAGGTGGGCCGCAAGCGAGTGGCCCGGCTGATGCGTGCGGCCGGGCTGGCCGGTGTCTCCCGGCGTAAGGGCTGCCGCACGACGATCGCGGATCGGCGGGCTGCAGCCGCGTCGGACCTGGTGAAGCGGAAGTTCGAAGCGGACGAGCCGAACCGGATCTGGACGGCCGACATCACGTATGTGCCGACCTGGCAGGGTTTCGTTTATCTCGCTGTGGTCTTGGACGTGTTCTCCAGGCGGATCGTCGGCTGGGCGATGGCCGACCATATGCGGACTGAGCTGGTGACCGACGCGCTGGCGATGGCGATCCATCAGCGCCGCCCCAGCGCCGGGGTGATCCATCACAGCGACAAGGGCAGCCAGTACACCTCGATCGCCTTCGGCCAGCGATGCGAGCAGGCAGGAGTTCGCCCCTCGACGGGTAGGACCGGGACGTGCTTCGACAATGCGATCACGGAGAGTTTCTTCGCCTCGCTGGAGTGTGAGCTGATCGACCGGCGGACCTTCCGTACCAGGTCAGAAGCCGAACGGGCCGTGTTCGCCTACATCGAGGGCTTCTACAACCCACGCCGCCGCCACTCCGCGAACGGCCAGCTCAGCCCCACCGAGTACGAACGCCGACACGCCCTTAAGAGCATTCAAGAAGACGGCTATGCTGCCGCGTAG
- a CDS encoding barstar family protein produces MTSAARPLPPWLTVSTGPAPAVVDGRACQTRAAFFEEVARVLRFPDYFGRNWDALTDSLRDVTRTGNVTLVVEHAEELLGAEPLEQLATLLSVLADAADAGLTVTLGTDPGHEIPLRRRVAAALTQ; encoded by the coding sequence ATGACATCCGCCGCACGTCCGCTGCCGCCATGGCTGACGGTGTCCACCGGCCCGGCACCCGCGGTCGTCGACGGGCGCGCGTGTCAGACCCGCGCCGCCTTCTTCGAGGAGGTGGCGCGGGTTCTGCGGTTCCCCGATTACTTCGGCCGTAACTGGGACGCACTCACCGACTCCCTGCGCGATGTGACCCGCACCGGGAACGTCACCCTGGTCGTGGAGCACGCCGAGGAGCTGCTCGGCGCCGAGCCCCTCGAACAGCTCGCCACCCTGCTCTCCGTCCTGGCCGATGCCGCCGACGCCGGGCTGACCGTGACGCTGGGCACCGATCCCGGCCACGAAATCCCACTCCGCCGGCGGGTCGCCGCCGCCCTGACCCAATAG